The Paracholeplasma brassicae genome contains a region encoding:
- a CDS encoding IS110 family transposase, which yields MKSPCVAVDVSKGKSYYQGFIEIDKPANKATPIEHDLEGFKFVYELGQTLKETYSDVVYVFESTGIYHKALETFLMNHDEKCIILNPLEASKIRKTDLRSTKTDARDCKGIAKAYFMKDFRLHDQKDELYEKLQSMNGHYNFLIQQLREMKVHFRNALDIVYPRFDVVYPNPYLDIPMSILKRYAHPDELKNKRFETIVKYIMKDTKHRGPKAMDEAKKLKGFIDNVSSGCRSSAFEVTILKTMVNKISDQEVEIELCLDEMRELVSEVPLYHQLMSVPGIGDNLAIRLIGELGDLDRFERSEQLVAYAGIDPRVYQSGQMTGEHLHITKKGNKHLRTLLFLAMSSNVRIGKTNIILDFYNKKRQQTNPLVYKAALIACANKLLRIIFGMYKSGKNFHK from the coding sequence GTGAAGAGTCCATGTGTAGCAGTGGACGTATCAAAGGGAAAGAGTTATTATCAAGGGTTTATTGAAATAGATAAACCAGCTAACAAAGCGACACCTATCGAGCACGACTTAGAGGGGTTTAAGTTTGTGTATGAATTAGGTCAAACATTGAAGGAAACGTATAGCGATGTCGTCTACGTATTTGAATCAACTGGGATCTATCATAAAGCGTTAGAAACATTTCTTATGAATCATGATGAAAAGTGTATTATTCTAAATCCTTTAGAGGCTTCAAAAATTCGTAAAACAGACTTAAGATCGACTAAGACAGACGCTAGGGACTGTAAGGGTATCGCTAAGGCATACTTCATGAAAGACTTTAGATTACACGATCAAAAAGATGAACTCTATGAGAAACTCCAAAGTATGAATGGACATTACAATTTTCTTATTCAGCAGTTAAGAGAAATGAAGGTCCATTTTAGAAATGCCTTAGACATCGTGTATCCAAGGTTCGATGTAGTTTATCCAAATCCTTATTTGGACATTCCCATGTCAATCTTAAAGCGATATGCTCATCCAGACGAACTAAAGAATAAGCGATTCGAAACAATTGTGAAGTATATCATGAAAGATACCAAACATAGAGGACCAAAAGCAATGGATGAAGCTAAGAAACTCAAAGGTTTTATTGACAATGTGTCTTCAGGTTGTCGTAGTAGTGCCTTTGAAGTAACCATTCTAAAGACTATGGTTAATAAGATCAGTGATCAAGAAGTTGAAATCGAGTTATGTTTGGATGAAATGAGAGAATTAGTGAGTGAAGTACCGCTTTATCATCAATTGATGAGTGTTCCAGGCATCGGAGACAATCTCGCAATCAGACTCATTGGTGAGTTAGGTGATTTAGACCGATTTGAACGTAGTGAACAACTAGTCGCCTATGCTGGTATCGATCCTAGAGTGTATCAATCTGGTCAAATGACAGGTGAACATCTACACATTACGAAGAAAGGTAATAAACACCTAAGGACGTTATTATTCTTGGCTATGTCGAGTAATGTGAGAATTGGAAAAACAAACATAATTTTAGATTTTTACAACAAAAAAAGGCAACAAACGAACCCTCTCGTTTATAAAGCTGCCTTAATTGCCTGTGCCAATAAATTACTAAGAATAATCTTTGGCATGTATAAGAGTGGAAAGAACTTCCACAAATAA
- a CDS encoding DUF4116 domain-containing protein yields MNNNKSETLKNDKAFVLEAVKQDGSALEYASKTLKNDKEVVLAAVKQDGEFLKYASESLKNDKAFVLEAVKANGNALAYVSEKLQNDKEVVLEAVKANGWALAYASESLKNDKAFVLEAVKANGRALKYASEKLKNDKAFVLEAVKANGRALKYASEKLQNDKEVVLAAVKQRGRALAYASETLKNDKEVVLEAVKQDGWALAYASDTLKNDKALVLEAVKVNGLALEHASESLKNDKAFVLEAVKAKGNALAYVSEKLQNDKEVVLEAVKENGSALKYASEKLKNDKAFVLEAVKANGRALKYASEKLQNDKEVVLEAVKASGNALAYVSEKLQNDKEVVLEAVKASGNALAYVSEKLQNDKEVVLAAVKQEGVSLKNASETLKNDKEVVLAAVKQEGVSLKNASETLKNDKALVLEAVKANGNALAYASESLKNDKEVVLEAVKVNGLALKYASESLKNDKAFVLEAVKEDGWALAYASETLKNDKEVVLEAVKANGWALEYASEKLKNDKEVVLAAGKQKNDKAFVLEAVKEDGWALAYASETLKNDKEVVLEAVKVNGLALLYASESLKNDKEVVLEAVKQDGIALAYASKELQNDKEVVLAAIEQDGWALADVSEKLQNDKEVVLAAVKQYGEYLKYASETLKNDKAFILEAVKQDGFALAYASKELQNDKEVVLEAVKQDGMALECASKTLKNDKEVVLAAIEQDGCALEYASEKLKNDKAFLELSIKTRRF; encoded by the coding sequence ATGAATAATAATAAAAGTGAAACATTAAAGAATGACAAAGCATTTGTCTTAGAAGCGGTTAAACAAGATGGATCTGCACTAGAATATGCAAGTAAAACATTAAAGAATGACAAAGAAGTAGTCCTGGCAGCTGTTAAGCAGGACGGAGAGTTCTTAAAATATGCCAGTGAATCATTAAAGAATGACAAAGCATTTGTCTTAGAAGCGGTTAAAGCAAATGGAAACGCACTAGCATATGTGAGTGAGAAATTACAAAATGACAAAGAAGTTGTCTTAGAAGCGGTTAAAGCAAATGGATGGGCATTAGCATATGCCAGTGAATCATTAAAGAATGACAAAGCATTTGTCTTAGAAGCGGTTAAAGCAAATGGACGGGCATTAAAATATGCAAGTGAGAAATTAAAGAATGACAAAGCATTTGTCTTAGAAGCGGTTAAAGCAAATGGACGGGCATTAAAATATGCAAGTGAGAAATTACAAAATGACAAAGAAGTAGTCCTGGCAGCTGTTAAACAACGTGGAAGGGCATTAGCATATGCCAGTGAAACATTAAAGAATGACAAAGAAGTAGTCTTAGAAGCTGTTAAACAAGATGGATGGGCACTAGCTTATGCAAGTGATACATTAAAGAATGATAAAGCATTAGTCTTAGAAGCGGTTAAAGTAAATGGATTGGCATTAGAACATGCCAGTGAATCATTAAAGAATGACAAAGCATTTGTCTTAGAAGCGGTTAAAGCAAAAGGAAACGCACTAGCATATGTGAGTGAGAAATTACAAAATGACAAAGAAGTAGTCTTAGAAGCGGTTAAAGAAAATGGAAGTGCATTAAAATATGCAAGTGAGAAATTAAAGAATGACAAAGCATTTGTCTTAGAAGCGGTTAAAGCAAATGGACGGGCATTAAAATATGCAAGTGAGAAATTACAAAATGACAAAGAAGTTGTCTTAGAAGCGGTTAAAGCAAGTGGAAACGCACTAGCATATGTGAGTGAGAAATTACAAAATGACAAAGAAGTTGTCTTAGAAGCGGTTAAAGCAAGTGGAAACGCACTAGCATATGTGAGTGAGAAATTACAAAATGACAAAGAAGTAGTCCTGGCAGCTGTTAAGCAGGAGGGAGTGTCCTTAAAAAATGCAAGTGAAACATTAAAGAATGACAAAGAAGTAGTCCTGGCAGCTGTTAAGCAGGAGGGAGTGTCCTTAAAAAATGCAAGTGAAACATTAAAGAATGATAAAGCATTAGTCTTAGAAGCGGTTAAAGCAAATGGAAACGCTCTAGCATATGCCAGTGAATCATTAAAGAATGACAAAGAAGTAGTCTTAGAAGCGGTTAAAGTAAATGGATTGGCATTAAAATATGCCAGTGAATCATTAAAGAATGACAAAGCATTTGTCTTAGAAGCGGTTAAAGAAGATGGATGGGCATTAGCATATGCCAGTGAAACATTAAAGAATGACAAAGAAGTAGTCTTAGAAGCGGTTAAAGCAAATGGATGGGCATTAGAATATGCAAGTGAAAAATTAAAGAATGACAAAGAAGTAGTCCTCGCAGCTGGTAAGCAAAAGAATGATAAAGCATTTGTCTTAGAAGCGGTTAAAGAAGATGGATGGGCATTAGCATATGCCAGTGAAACATTAAAGAATGACAAAGAAGTAGTCTTAGAAGCGGTTAAAGTAAATGGATTGGCATTACTATATGCCAGTGAATCATTAAAGAATGACAAAGAAGTAGTCTTAGAAGCGGTTAAACAAGATGGAATCGCACTAGCATATGCGAGCAAGGAATTACAAAATGACAAAGAAGTAGTCCTGGCAGCAATTGAGCAAGATGGATGGGCACTAGCAGATGTGAGTGAGAAATTACAAAATGACAAAGAAGTAGTCCTCGCAGCTGTTAAGCAGTATGGAGAGTACTTAAAATATGCCAGCGAAACATTAAAGAATGATAAAGCATTTATCTTAGAAGCGGTTAAACAAGATGGATTCGCACTAGCATATGCGAGCAAGGAATTACAAAATGACAAAGAAGTTGTCTTAGAAGCGGTTAAACAAGATGGAATGGCATTAGAATGTGCAAGTAAAACATTAAAGAATGACAAAGAAGTAGTCCTGGCAGCAATTGAGCAAGATGGATGTGCATTAGAATATGCAAGTGAGAAATTAAAGAATGACAAAGCATTTTTAGAACTTTCCATCAAAACGAGGAGGTTTTAA
- a CDS encoding recombinase zinc beta ribbon domain-containing protein translates to MLVEQKTSLGKHNSFSSTFASKLICGDCGGFYGRKRWHSTDKYSKLVYRCNKKFDKGKHKCMTLTLSEDEIKMKFIQSYNFTMKDKKRVMDDTKEIIELLSNTKDLDVEINKTGDEITVISELVNKLINDHAKSNMSIDEYDSRYSELTTRYEELENKQKELINKRDDKKARVYIMNEFLSNLKHAKDKMSEWNDSFFTMMVESGMVHRDETITFKLKNGKEI, encoded by the coding sequence ATATTAGTTGAACAAAAAACAAGTTTAGGTAAACATAATTCATTTAGTAGCACATTCGCATCTAAACTTATATGTGGAGATTGTGGTGGTTTTTATGGCAGAAAAAGATGGCACTCCACAGATAAGTACTCAAAGCTTGTTTATAGATGTAATAAGAAATTTGATAAAGGTAAGCATAAATGTATGACACTCACTTTATCAGAAGATGAGATCAAGATGAAATTCATTCAAAGCTATAACTTTACCATGAAAGATAAGAAACGAGTTATGGATGATACCAAAGAAATCATTGAGCTTTTATCAAACACTAAAGACTTAGATGTTGAGATTAATAAAACTGGTGATGAAATAACCGTAATTAGTGAACTTGTTAATAAGCTGATCAACGATCATGCTAAATCAAATATGAGCATAGATGAATATGATAGCAGATATAGTGAATTAACAACGAGATACGAAGAATTAGAAAACAAGCAAAAGGAACTCATCAATAAAAGAGACGACAAAAAGGCTCGGGTTTATATCATGAATGAGTTTCTATCTAACTTAAAACATGCCAAAGATAAAATGTCGGAATGGAATGATTCGTTCTTTACAATGATGGTTGAGAGTGGCATGGTACATAGAGATGAAACCATAACATTTAAATTGAAGAATGGCAAAGAAATTTGA
- a CDS encoding LTA synthase family protein, with protein MKKTRNDLLLIVILFYVLNLINTYFVTTNVLNRYLIAFKRTPWIELNSILGNFSALSILLFLGFILIRSLKGRIIYLGTVTFLLNIAIFSIGIFTKYYQTMFSIYEMTLFYNPAQALAGSIVVEAFRELIVYYRVIVFIPTFVFIYLIIRTFIRYKNEKEVLSEAMNLPKNRMLGVMLLLTSVILSLSTLGVVKVNMDDNWPITAERPLYGVQSAGLYNYYLGQLFGFDFGKIEYVKSDLQIYEMYNKNQAEYVNLFNQTYGNVLELIDAKTVSVDPALIGLNQSLNGIFEGKNIMVIHLETFNHFLLNEEGPFLDQTYFKTLKALLQESYVLNNFYTNVGLGNSSDAEFSVMTGLYPRGDTTVYWNYEKTPYELQALPKLFTNYYKASLHSDVKVFYNRENVHEKMYEFDDYFYFDEKEAFVEKTKNGYYRFADLNYKTDPKSPWISDLALFDWTKQLAITSQVKKEKFFLYPITMQPHTPYLYDPYLETPRFTTEELVVESATYKYINYERYYDSIFDKFIEMTKSLKDTVYVFYGDHGSGIPKSDLETILGRELSMLEYKTEMLKTLSFIYAPDDNDTSTIKRGLIKGEQNLVRSQVDLYRTIIELFNLDTDHYYYGVNAISDERTFSIDTRTFDIITDDYYLLSKHLASDKETSLENVLFYVDENDVLLDPYEVFKYVIVYKKRMDEAITFNLHQYLKNN; from the coding sequence ATGAAAAAAACAAGAAATGATCTATTATTGATCGTCATACTCTTTTATGTACTTAATTTAATCAATACGTATTTTGTAACAACAAACGTATTAAACCGATATTTAATCGCATTCAAACGCACGCCTTGGATTGAACTGAATTCAATTCTTGGGAATTTTTCGGCGTTATCGATCCTATTGTTCTTAGGCTTTATCTTGATCAGGTCCTTAAAGGGAAGAATCATCTATTTAGGGACAGTAACATTTTTGCTTAATATAGCGATATTCTCGATTGGTATATTTACTAAGTATTACCAAACCATGTTTTCAATTTATGAGATGACGCTATTTTATAACCCAGCGCAGGCGTTAGCGGGTTCGATTGTCGTTGAGGCATTTAGAGAGTTAATTGTCTATTACCGTGTGATTGTCTTTATTCCAACGTTTGTCTTTATTTATTTAATCATTCGTACATTCATTCGCTATAAAAACGAAAAAGAGGTATTATCCGAGGCAATGAATTTACCTAAAAATAGGATGCTTGGGGTGATGTTATTACTAACATCGGTTATTCTAAGTTTATCGACACTTGGGGTAGTTAAAGTCAACATGGATGACAACTGGCCGATTACGGCGGAAAGACCGTTGTATGGTGTTCAATCGGCGGGGCTTTATAATTATTATTTAGGTCAGTTATTTGGATTTGATTTTGGAAAGATTGAATACGTCAAATCGGATTTGCAAATTTATGAAATGTACAATAAAAATCAAGCCGAATACGTTAATTTATTTAATCAAACCTATGGAAATGTTTTAGAGCTAATCGATGCAAAAACGGTATCGGTGGATCCTGCTTTGATTGGTTTGAACCAATCATTAAACGGCATTTTTGAGGGGAAGAACATTATGGTGATCCACCTTGAAACGTTTAATCACTTCTTATTAAATGAAGAAGGTCCATTCTTGGATCAAACGTATTTTAAGACGTTAAAAGCACTACTACAAGAATCCTATGTACTTAACAACTTTTATACGAACGTTGGCTTAGGTAATTCAAGTGATGCAGAATTTTCTGTGATGACGGGTTTATACCCAAGAGGGGATACGACCGTCTATTGGAATTATGAGAAGACCCCTTATGAGCTGCAGGCATTACCAAAACTATTTACAAATTATTATAAGGCGTCGTTACATAGTGACGTGAAAGTGTTTTATAATCGAGAAAACGTGCATGAAAAAATGTATGAGTTTGATGACTATTTTTATTTTGATGAAAAAGAAGCGTTTGTTGAGAAAACAAAAAATGGGTATTACCGTTTTGCGGATCTCAATTATAAAACCGATCCAAAGAGCCCATGGATAAGTGATCTCGCGTTATTTGATTGGACAAAACAGTTGGCGATAACGAGCCAAGTAAAAAAAGAGAAGTTCTTTTTATACCCGATTACAATGCAACCGCATACGCCATATTTATATGACCCTTACCTAGAGACACCGAGATTTACAACCGAAGAACTTGTTGTCGAATCAGCGACTTATAAATACATTAACTATGAACGTTATTACGATTCGATTTTTGACAAATTCATCGAAATGACCAAATCGTTAAAAGACACCGTTTATGTGTTTTATGGCGATCATGGATCTGGTATACCAAAATCGGATTTAGAGACGATTTTAGGTAGGGAGCTATCAATGCTAGAATATAAAACTGAAATGTTAAAAACCTTGAGTTTTATTTACGCACCAGATGATAATGATACAAGTACGATTAAACGAGGCTTAATTAAAGGTGAACAAAACCTTGTTAGAAGCCAAGTGGATTTATACCGTACAATCATAGAACTATTTAATCTAGATACCGATCATTATTATTACGGGGTAAACGCTATATCGGATGAACGAACCTTCTCGATTGATACGAGAACATTTGATATCATTACAGATGATTACTATTTGTTATCCAAACATCTAGCAAGCGACAAAGAAACCTCACTTGAGAACGTTCTTTTCTACGTCGATGAAAATGATGTATTATTAGACCCTTATGAGGTTTTCAAGTACGTAATAGTTTACAAAAAGCGTATGGATGAAGCAATCACGTTTAACTTACATCAATATTTAAAAAATAATTGA
- a CDS encoding cyclase family protein encodes MLIDLSLVINNELKSYPGDPRVKLQQIASIEKDGFNNYELSINMHAGTHIDGPKHMDGSKKNICDYALDRFHGKARIVNPKEPYQPKGEQIVVIPMKNQTLSEGFIKELIRSKINLIVIDKDSIDEAPYPLHKLLFKNNVFIVENAVNLHLLEKYPSFTIFAIPLKIEADSSLIRLFAQV; translated from the coding sequence ATGCTAATTGATTTGTCTTTGGTTATCAACAATGAGTTAAAATCGTACCCGGGTGATCCTAGGGTTAAATTACAACAGATTGCCTCGATTGAAAAAGATGGGTTTAATAATTATGAGCTAAGCATCAACATGCACGCAGGCACACACATTGATGGTCCGAAACACATGGATGGATCGAAGAAAAACATTTGTGATTACGCACTCGATCGCTTTCATGGAAAAGCGAGAATCGTTAATCCAAAAGAACCTTATCAACCTAAAGGCGAACAAATTGTTGTGATACCGATGAAAAATCAAACACTCAGTGAGGGGTTTATCAAAGAATTGATTCGATCGAAAATCAACCTAATTGTCATTGATAAAGACTCAATCGATGAAGCGCCTTACCCACTGCATAAGTTGTTATTTAAAAACAATGTGTTTATTGTAGAAAATGCAGTTAATCTCCATTTGCTAGAGAAGTACCCTTCATTTACCATTTTTGCGATCCCTTTAAAGATTGAAGCCGATTCTTCTTTGATTCGTTTATTTGCACAAGTTTAA
- the mgsA gene encoding methylglyoxal synthase — translation MKIALIAHDKKKDLMIELAKTFVNVLKKHQLFATGTTGRLIIEHTGLDVRRMKSGPLGGDQQIGSMVADGQLDLVIFLRDPLTAQPHEPDVSALLRLCDVFAIPLATNLSSARIMLKALEEEQIENQFHLRKDE, via the coding sequence ATGAAGATTGCATTAATTGCGCACGATAAGAAGAAAGATTTGATGATTGAGTTAGCTAAAACATTTGTCAACGTTTTAAAGAAACATCAATTGTTTGCGACTGGGACAACAGGACGGTTAATCATTGAGCATACGGGCTTAGACGTTAGACGAATGAAATCAGGGCCACTTGGTGGTGACCAACAAATTGGTTCAATGGTTGCCGATGGACAGCTTGATTTGGTGATCTTTTTAAGAGACCCACTCACCGCACAACCTCACGAACCGGATGTATCGGCATTACTTCGCTTGTGTGATGTTTTTGCAATACCACTAGCCACAAACCTAAGTAGTGCAAGAATCATGCTTAAAGCGCTTGAAGAAGAACAAATTGAAAATCAGTTTCATTTAAGAAAAGACGAATAA
- a CDS encoding tyrosine-type recombinase/integrase: MTIQELVNNQLSNIRLNQSKRPYKHYQAHLMHFKKWCDNNLIHNTDDIDELRLIDYINELKETCQNITINKRIGILKRTYITSGINFDFLHSINKFKETRTTFDMVEIDDIKRIRKHLISLSDDSNNLTIKCLVLLLIDTGCRASELINIEKKNVNIDTQEVLLTRTKTKQNRVVYFNQTTCKEIKKMIGIKTNHKYLIHNIANDRTINYFDIDWTMKYLKKTLNIEKLHAHMFRHTLASILLENGADIKSVQEILGHSNLETTQRYIHSRKDHVKKTFFKNFNVDK; this comes from the coding sequence ATGACAATACAAGAATTAGTTAATAATCAATTGAGCAATATTAGATTGAACCAATCAAAAAGACCATATAAGCATTATCAAGCACACCTAATGCATTTTAAAAAATGGTGTGATAATAACTTAATACATAATACTGATGATATCGATGAATTAAGATTGATAGATTATATAAATGAGCTTAAAGAAACATGTCAAAATATTACAATTAACAAGAGAATTGGAATACTAAAAAGGACTTATATTACTTCAGGTATAAATTTTGATTTTTTACACTCAATTAATAAATTCAAAGAGACTAGGACTACATTTGATATGGTTGAAATTGACGATATTAAAAGAATAAGAAAACATCTGATCTCTTTATCTGATGATAGTAATAATCTTACAATTAAATGTTTGGTACTTCTTTTGATTGATACCGGTTGCAGAGCTTCTGAACTTATCAACATTGAAAAAAAGAATGTGAACATAGACACTCAAGAAGTCTTACTAACACGGACAAAAACAAAGCAAAATAGAGTTGTATATTTCAATCAAACAACATGCAAAGAGATAAAAAAAATGATTGGCATAAAAACCAATCATAAATACTTAATACATAATATTGCTAATGATAGAACAATTAACTATTTTGATATAGATTGGACTATGAAGTATCTTAAAAAGACTTTAAATATTGAGAAACTTCATGCTCATATGTTTCGGCACACATTAGCTTCAATACTATTGGAAAATGGTGCAGATATAAAATCAGTACAAGAAATCTTAGGTCATTCAAATCTTGAAACAACACAAAGATATATACATAGTCGAAAAGACCATGTAAAAAAAACATTTTTTAAAAACTTCAATGTTGATAAATAA
- a CDS encoding helix-turn-helix domain-containing protein translates to MNKLKEFREKKGLSQRDVAKTMNLSQAQYWRLEKDLSLLNTNQIFQLCKLFDCTPNELLDFKTHYKVIMSDVLDEPIKK, encoded by the coding sequence ATGAATAAATTAAAAGAATTTAGAGAAAAGAAGGGCCTTTCACAACGTGATGTAGCAAAGACAATGAATTTATCACAAGCTCAATATTGGCGTTTAGAAAAAGACTTATCACTATTAAATACAAATCAAATTTTCCAATTGTGCAAATTGTTTGATTGTACACCTAATGAGCTTTTAGATTTCAAGACTCATTACAAAGTGATCATGTCTGATGTCTTAGATGAACCAATAAAAAAATAA
- a CDS encoding alpha-amylase family glycosyl hydrolase: MAQDTKVTLRSLNFYQIFLRQHTKEGTFLSLIEDLPRIKTLGMDFIYLLPIHPIGIEHRKGSVGSPYSIKDYRAINKDHGTIEEFKTLVEQAHKQGLKVMIDVVFNHTSFDSVLLEEHPEWFFRRNGKLAGKVGDWWDITDLDFNHPELWDYLIETLVYWANMGVDGFRCDVAPLIPMEFWIHARAAVKKVNKDLIWLSESVHGGFIKYIRDNGFDAASDSETYQAFDILYDYDIHDEYLGYLKGEIPLNDWLNQMIRQEYVYPKNYVKLRNLENHDQERVAHYIKDEHRLLNINGLLYFLKGATMIYAGQEYGVSKRPDLFEIDKVNMKVPKNLDIRNLIHRMAHLKKDSLFQSGIFNIHIQDLEAAVVSYENKNSMTVGIFNVGNVEGEVKVNLVDGIYQNILYPNSVEVKDGKVELTEKPMVLFALKKNV, from the coding sequence ATGGCACAAGATACTAAAGTAACATTGCGCAGTCTTAATTTTTATCAAATCTTTTTAAGACAGCATACAAAGGAAGGCACGTTTCTTTCATTAATTGAAGACTTACCTAGAATCAAAACCTTAGGAATGGACTTCATCTATTTACTTCCAATTCATCCGATTGGAATTGAACATCGTAAAGGAAGTGTAGGTTCCCCTTATTCCATTAAGGACTACCGTGCAATTAATAAAGACCACGGGACAATTGAAGAATTTAAGACCTTAGTTGAACAAGCACACAAACAAGGCTTGAAAGTCATGATTGATGTGGTGTTTAACCATACATCATTCGATTCGGTTCTATTAGAAGAACACCCAGAGTGGTTTTTTAGAAGAAATGGAAAATTAGCTGGAAAAGTTGGCGATTGGTGGGACATTACGGATCTTGATTTTAATCATCCTGAATTATGGGACTATCTAATTGAAACACTTGTATATTGGGCAAATATGGGTGTTGATGGGTTTAGATGCGACGTTGCGCCACTCATTCCGATGGAATTTTGGATTCACGCAAGAGCTGCAGTTAAAAAAGTAAACAAAGATTTAATTTGGTTGTCTGAATCGGTTCACGGTGGCTTTATTAAGTACATTAGAGATAACGGATTTGATGCGGCCAGTGATTCAGAAACGTATCAAGCATTTGATATCTTATACGACTATGACATTCACGATGAGTATTTAGGTTACCTAAAAGGTGAGATACCACTCAATGATTGGTTAAATCAAATGATTCGTCAAGAATACGTGTATCCTAAAAATTACGTCAAACTTAGAAATCTAGAGAATCATGACCAAGAACGTGTGGCACATTACATAAAGGATGAGCACCGTTTATTAAATATCAACGGGTTACTCTATTTCTTAAAGGGCGCAACGATGATTTATGCGGGTCAAGAGTACGGTGTTAGCAAGCGTCCGGATCTATTTGAAATTGATAAAGTCAATATGAAAGTTCCAAAAAACTTAGACATACGTAATTTGATTCACCGCATGGCACATTTAAAGAAAGACTCATTATTCCAAAGTGGAATATTTAACATTCACATACAAGACCTCGAAGCGGCTGTGGTGAGTTACGAGAATAAAAATTCAATGACGGTTGGTATTTTTAATGTGGGTAATGTTGAAGGCGAAGTGAAAGTCAATTTAGTCGATGGCATTTATCAAAACATTCTATACCCTAATTCGGTTGAAGTAAAAGACGGAAAAGTCGAATTAACTGAAAAACCAATGGTCTTATTCGCATTAAAGAAAAACGTATAG
- a CDS encoding phospholipase D-like domain-containing protein — MNTQITLLKDGKNAFDEIIKSINEAKEEILINMFIWRDDLIGNEVLDAVINALLRGVKVTIDKDKSSEFLEKGEETKQSMFHKKHTVFGLIKAYFVGISQNKPKPKGYRQQRNFKLEAIMSHKNLTLKTRKNKYDHSKFYLIDHHVLFLGGINIEDKEVTHDLAKMVYHDYMIKITEPSLITLFKERFYGNKSRTSSVYDFILNHKKKKEIRPSFYELIDNAKEEIIITMAYMGHKKTIEKLKAANQRGVSVSILTSNEANLQDHINKKMLAYLFKHKKDNLSIYLSSKMIHTKLLIADNQVTLGSSNMNRTAYQKLDELNFYTTDQQIRDQLIKDRHFELTYSKEVLSLDDLIYPKFKAFIESLIV; from the coding sequence ATGAATACTCAAATCACACTCTTAAAAGATGGCAAAAACGCGTTTGATGAAATCATTAAATCAATCAACGAAGCCAAAGAAGAAATTCTCATCAACATGTTTATTTGGCGGGATGACCTCATTGGAAATGAAGTCCTTGATGCCGTTATTAACGCCCTTTTACGCGGTGTCAAGGTAACGATAGACAAAGATAAATCCAGTGAATTTTTAGAAAAAGGCGAAGAAACCAAACAATCAATGTTTCATAAAAAACATACGGTATTTGGCTTAATAAAGGCCTATTTTGTCGGTATCTCACAAAATAAACCTAAGCCAAAAGGCTATCGACAACAACGTAATTTTAAACTTGAAGCCATTATGTCTCACAAGAATTTAACGTTAAAGACCAGAAAAAATAAATACGACCATTCTAAGTTTTATCTAATTGATCATCACGTTTTATTTTTAGGCGGTATTAATATCGAAGACAAAGAAGTCACACACGATCTTGCGAAAATGGTTTATCATGACTATATGATCAAGATCACCGAACCCTCTTTAATTACGCTATTTAAAGAACGTTTTTACGGTAACAAATCACGAACTTCTTCTGTCTATGATTTTATTCTTAACCATAAAAAGAAGAAAGAAATTAGACCATCTTTTTATGAATTGATCGATAACGCAAAAGAAGAAATCATCATTACCATGGCCTACATGGGGCACAAAAAAACAATTGAAAAACTAAAAGCCGCCAATCAAAGAGGTGTCAGTGTCTCGATTTTAACTTCAAATGAAGCAAACCTGCAAGACCACATCAACAAAAAAATGCTTGCTTACTTGTTTAAACATAAAAAAGACAATCTTTCGATTTACTTATCGTCTAAAATGATTCACACCAAGCTTTTGATCGCAGACAATCAGGTGACCCTTGGTTCTTCTAACATGAACCGGACCGCTTATCAAAAATTAGATGAACTCAACTTTTATACAACCGATCAACAAATTAGAGATCAACTGATTAAAGATCGTCATTTTGAACTTACCTACTCAAAAGAAGTTTTAAGCCTAGATGACTTAATCTACCCTAAATTTAAAGCATTCATTGAATCATTAATCGTTTAA